In Saprospiraceae bacterium, the sequence CTCCCTGCAGATTATGACTTACGGGTCTATTCGGGTTCAGGAGCCAGTATGGGTATATCGCAAAATTCAGATTTAAAGCCAGAGCAGGTCAATCTCTATTTGAGCCCCGGTGCCTATTATGCAAGAGTCTATGGCTGGAACAATTCTCACCATGACGATCGATGTTATTCTCTCCGGATCCAAACCAATACAGCCCAAATAGAATTTAATGCTATCCTGTCAGAAAAAACAGATTGGACTGTCAAACTTTCACCTAATCCTACAAGACAACAATTAACCATTGATCTAGTTGGCCTCACTACCAATGCTTCAATCTCCGTATTTGACCTCCAGGGAAAATTGCACAAAAAAACAAGTATCTCAGCAGGCAGCGGCTTTATGAATGTGGCTGATCTCCCGGCAGGCTTTTACATACTCAAAGCTGAAGCGGCAAACCAAAGTTATAAAGCCGTCAAGTTTTTAAAAATAAGCTGAGCCGCGAAAGAATTATTTTAATACTGGATACGATCAAGTCTGCTACTTCAAAAGTGCAGGCTTTTTTATTGATGGAATAGCTCGGTAATCACTTGGCCTATGCTGGCACTTGGAAGTGGTATATTTAATATTTGGCTTAAGGTTGGAGCTATATCAATGGGTGCGTATTGTTTATACGACTTACCAGGCTGGATATGGTATCCATACCACAACAGGGGCACGTGGGTGTCATATTTGTAAGGCGATCCGTGCGTGGTCCCCGTGGTAAAACTACTTTCAAACCATCCTGGTTGGGTGATGATCATGATATCACCGCTTCGGGGTGGATAGTAGCCTAAAAGGATCATGCCATACGTAGGATTGACAGGGGAGAGAAAAGGCACTTCATTGCGCTCAAAGGCATCGATCACACCATCAAAAGATTTTACAAAATTTTTAATACCCAATACAACAGCCGGGCGATCAAGCTTTTTGTTTTTTATCCGGTCTTCATTGAGATAAATCTGATTGTTGCTGAAGCCGTCTATAATGTAAGGACCAAATGCATCATCCAGGTAACCTTTTAAGGAATCGAGCATTTTGCTGCCTTTAAAATAATCTCCTGGGTAATGCTGATCTTTTAATAATTGAGGCACTTGGGCCACTGCATGATCAGCTGATAAAAACAACAGGTATTGATTGGGACCTACTACCTGGTCCAGTGAATCTAATAATCTGCTCAATTCGAGATCGAGTCTTAAATAAAGGTCCTCTACTTCTACCGATTGCAGTCCGAATAAATGTCCTGCATAATCCGGGCTAGAATAGCTGATCGCCAGGAAATCAGTGATTTTATCCAGACCCAGGCTTTCCCCCTTCAAAGCAGCCAATGCCATCTCAGTTATCAGCGAATTACCCAGCGGCGTGCTTAAAATCTGACTTGAATTCGGTTTAGAAGCATCAAATTCCCTGGGAAAAGTGGCCCTTTTATCACCTGCCAATCTGCCCTCATAATCATTCTCGTCACTGAGGCTTTCTGTATATTCATTCAAAGGTCGGAGCGTAGTCCATCCTCTTTTGAGTAAAGCTTCACACCATTTTTTATTGTTAAAATCAGCTACCCATCCCGGCAACTTAGACATATAAAAGGTGCTGGTCATAAAATTTAAAGTATTGGGATCAAACCAATATGCACCAGTCGGATGATGACCTGCCGGTATGATAGAGCCCCTGTCCTTCAGCGATAGTCCTACCACTTTGGCCCGATCGTAGGTGAATAATCTAAGTTCATCTGTAATGGTGGTTGCCAATAAATTGACCGGTGACATTTTGCCAGCGGCTTCTACCCCTCCGACGGCTTTTACAGTCGGGTCCTCCACGCAGTACATAGCTTTTCGACTGTAGCGCTGAAACCATTCATTGCCAATGATCCCATGAAATGCTGGTGTAGTACCTGTATAAATCGCGCTATGACCTGGGGCCGTATTGGTAGGCACATAGTTGTATTGGGTATTTTCACAGGAAAATCCTTGATTGACCAGGCGCTTAAAACCTCCATCACCGTATTTATCCCAATACCGATATATATAATCATGACGCAT encodes:
- a CDS encoding alkaline phosphatase family protein, translated to MKSKINILLISLCLLLYGYSSISQSLDTLVRPKLIVGIVIDQMRHDYIYRYWDKYGDGGFKRLVNQGFSCENTQYNYVPTNTAPGHSAIYTGTTPAFHGIIGNEWFQRYSRKAMYCVEDPTVKAVGGVEAAGKMSPVNLLATTITDELRLFTYDRAKVVGLSLKDRGSIIPAGHHPTGAYWFDPNTLNFMTSTFYMSKLPGWVADFNNKKWCEALLKRGWTTLRPLNEYTESLSDENDYEGRLAGDKRATFPREFDASKPNSSQILSTPLGNSLITEMALAALKGESLGLDKITDFLAISYSSPDYAGHLFGLQSVEVEDLYLRLDLELSRLLDSLDQVVGPNQYLLFLSADHAVAQVPQLLKDQHYPGDYFKGSKMLDSLKGYLDDAFGPYIIDGFSNNQIYLNEDRIKNKKLDRPAVVLGIKNFVKSFDGVIDAFERNEVPFLSPVNPTYGMILLGYYPPRSGDIMIITQPGWFESSFTTGTTHGSPYKYDTHVPLLWYGYHIQPGKSYKQYAPIDIAPTLSQILNIPLPSASIGQVITELFHQ